In Kordia antarctica, the following proteins share a genomic window:
- a CDS encoding GNAT family N-acetyltransferase codes for MDIVIANNSHRTYADTICETILEAAQVRGTGIAKRQPAYIISKMEQGNAVIALDGEKFVGFCYIEAWSHGKFVANSGLIVHPDYRGQGIAKKIKQKVFEHSRVKFPTAKVFSITTGLAVMKLNSDLGYKPVTFSELTEDQSFWNGCQTCKNFDVLKRTQQKMCLCTGMLFDPNSKDSKKEVKIKEKVFNRLKSIKQNLFLKKDKK; via the coding sequence ATGGATATTGTTATTGCTAACAATTCGCACCGTACATATGCAGATACTATTTGCGAAACGATCTTAGAAGCCGCTCAAGTTAGAGGCACAGGAATTGCCAAACGGCAACCTGCATACATTATTTCAAAAATGGAACAAGGCAACGCTGTCATCGCTTTAGACGGAGAAAAATTTGTCGGTTTTTGCTATATAGAAGCGTGGAGTCACGGAAAATTTGTCGCAAATTCTGGACTCATAGTTCATCCTGATTATAGAGGACAAGGAATTGCCAAAAAAATTAAGCAAAAAGTATTTGAACATTCCAGAGTCAAATTTCCAACGGCAAAAGTATTTAGTATTACTACCGGATTAGCCGTTATGAAACTCAATAGTGATTTAGGCTACAAACCTGTCACATTTTCAGAATTAACTGAAGATCAATCATTTTGGAATGGTTGTCAAACTTGTAAAAACTTTGATGTGTTAAAACGTACACAACAAAAAATGTGCTTGTGTACTGGAATGTTGTTCGATCCAAATTCAAAAGATTCAAAAAAAGAGGTAAAAATAAAAGAGAAGGTTTTTAACAGATTGAAAAGCATCAAACAAAACTTATTTCTAAAAAAAGATAAAAAATGA